One part of the Trypanosoma brucei brucei TREU927 chromosome 4, complete sequence genome encodes these proteins:
- a CDS encoding ribosomal protein L3, putative (similar to GB:AAF62506.1: ribosomal protein L3 {Trypanoplasma borreli}) encodes MLTLLNLFRLINRTVTFSPFLSLFSLSVIITFTLLSHIIARIALGTSEHTNMSHCKFEHPRHGHLGFLPRKRSRQIRGRARSFPKDDPSQKPHLTSFMVYKAGMTHIVRDVDRPGSKVNKKEVVEPVTILEAPPMVVVGIVGYRQTPVGHKTIGTVWAHHTSVEFRRRFYKNWKQSAQLAFTKRKQFARTTEGRLAEARTLKAFEKKADIIRVVAHTQLRKLRNNRVGVKKAHVSEIQINGGTIAQKIELAKSLLEKEVRIDSVFQQSEACDVCAVTKGHGFTGVVKRWGVACLPRKTHRGLRKVACIGAWHPSRVMYTVARAGQHGYHHRTHLNKKIYQLGRAVSMEPNQATTAYDLTAKTITPMGGFVGYGTVRNDYVMLKGSVAGPRRRVITLRRPMAPQTSRKLTEKITLKFIDTSSKIGHGRFQTKKEKSQWYGPLKKDRIRREERLRKERAARAAERKAKGGATTTAAPRKSKK; translated from the coding sequence ATGCTGACATTGCTTAATTTATTTAGGCTCATTAACCGCACGGttaccttttccccttttctttctctcttttctttatctgTAATTATCACTTTTACTTTGTTGTCACATATAATTGCGCGAATTGCACTAGGAACAAGcgagcacaccaacatgTCTCACTGCAAGTTCGAGCACCCCCGTCACGGCCATCTTGGGTTCCTTCCCCGCAAACGCAGCCGTCAGATTCGTGGCCGAGCACGTTCTTTCCCCAAGGATGATCCCTCACAGAAACCTCATCTCACCAGTTTCATGGTGTACAAGGCTGGTATGACGCATATTGTGCGTGATGTCGACCGTCCGGGGTCAAAGGTGAACAAGAAAGAGGTTGTGGAACCAGTGACAATTCTTGAGGCACCGCCGATGGTTGTTGTCGGAATTGTTGGCTATCGGCAGACACCTGTGGGCCACAAGACGATTGGCACCGTGTGGGCACACCACACCAGCGTGGAATTCCGCCGGCGCTTCTACAAGAACTGGAAACAGTCCGCACAGCTCGCCTTCACGAAGCGCAAGCAGTTCGCTCGCACAACAGAGGGACGTCTCGCTGAAGCACGGACGTTGAAGGCATTCGAAAAGAAGGCTGACATCATCCGTGTGGTGGCACACACGCAACTCCGCAAGCTGCGCAACAACCGCGTTGGTGTGAAGAAGGCTCACGTAAGCGAGATCCAAATTAACGGCGGCACCATTGCGCAGAAGATTGAACTCGCCAAATCGCTACTTGAGAAGGAAGTTCGCATCGACTCTGTGTTCCAACAGTCGGAGGCATGTGACGTGTGCGCTGTGACTAAGGGCCATGGTTTCACTGGTGTCGTGAAACGTTGGGGTGTTGCGTGCCTACCACGTAAAACTCACCGTGGTCTACGTAAGGTTGCGTGCATTGGCGCATGGCATCCGTCTCGTGTCATGTACACCGTTGCTCGTGCTGGTCAGCATGGTTACCACCACCGTACACACCTCAACAAGAAGATTTACCAGCTCGGTCGTGCAGTTTCCATGGAACCCAACCAAGCCACAACTGCTTATGATCTTACCGCTAAGACCATCACTCCGATGGGTGGTTTTGTTGGCTACGGTACTGTCCGCAACGACTACGTGATGCTGAAGGGTTCTGTTGCCGGTCCTCGTCGCCGTGTCATCACACTCCGTCGCCCCATGGCCCCGCAAACATCGCGCAAACTCACGGAGAAGATTACGCTGAAGTTTATCGACACAAGCAGTAAAATCGGTCATGGTCGATTCCAgacgaagaaggaaaagagccAGTGGTATGGTCCACTCAAGAAGGATCGCATCCGCCGCGAGGAGCGCCTCCGAAAGGAACGTGCTGCCCGTGCCGCGGAGCGCAAGGCGAAAGGTGGCGCCACCACAACCGCAGCCCCGAGGAAATCGAAGAAGTAA